A single Vanacampus margaritifer isolate UIUO_Vmar chromosome 7, RoL_Vmar_1.0, whole genome shotgun sequence DNA region contains:
- the klf3 gene encoding Krueppel-like factor 3 — protein sequence MLMYDYPLKTDMETSFYSSLVKTPEPYGVIFSHPAHLYHSHMQALAQSHAAGNPSHTQLEPVDLSLSKRPSSSATSSSSSPHCSSASSPASSRSTPPSPFSTASRASPRCSPQLSQRHSSPPATSLSYPTMVAPLMGAGSGVIQSSGVMVSPVMVPLSVLYPSPLHLHQPIMVSPPVTADEDHHHHHHRSREHKTVHSTKSLDGRGEVHDVHKFIKSEPRPELIHEHHSSHDIKPSVIRISHEYEGNNPSVIVHSATQHPLPADSPDSLKKRRIHRCDFSGCNKIYTKSSHLKAHRRTHTGEKPYKCMWEGCTWKFARSDELTRHFRKHTGVKPFQCPDCERSFSRSDHLALHKKRHLLV from the exons ATGTTGATGTATGATTACCCTCTGAAGACAGACATGGAGACG TCATTCTACTCATCGCTAGTGAAAACCCCGGAGCCGTACGGAGTCATCTTCTCCCATCCGGCCCACCTCTACCACAGCCACATGCAGGCCCTCGCCCAGTCCCACGCCGCCGGCAACCCGTCGCACACCCAGCTGGAGCCTGTGGATCTGTCTCTGAGCAAGCGCCCGTCCTCCTCCGCCACCTCCTCGTCGTCCTCCCCTCACTGCTCGTCCGCCTCCTCCCCGGCCTCGTCACGCAGCACCCCGCCATCCCCTTTTAGCACCGCCAGCCGCGCCTCCCCGCGCTGCTCCCCTCAGCTGAGCCAGCGGCACTCGTCGCCACCCGCCACCTCGCTATCGTACCCTACCATGGTGGCTCCTCTGATGGGCGCAGGCTCGGGCGTCATCCAGAGCTCGGGCGTTATGGTGTCGCCAGTCATGGTGCCTCTGTCCGTCCTGTACCCCTCCCCTCTCCACTTGCACCAGCCCATAATGGTGAGCCCACCTGTTACAGCGGACGAGgaccatcatcaccatcatcatcgaagCAGAGAGCACAAGACAG TTCATTCCACAAAGTCATTGGACGGGCGAGGCGAAGTCCACGACGTGCACAAGTTCATCAAAAGCGAGCCTCGTCCTGAGCTCATTCACGAGCACCACAGCAGCCACGACATCAAGCCGTCGGTCATCAGGATATCGCACGAATACGA GGGCAACAACCCGTCAGTTATCGTCCATTCAGCCACTCAACATCCTCTCCCCGCCGACTCTCCAGACTCGCTGAAGAAGAGAAGAATCCACCGCTGCGATTTCTCCGGTTGCAACAAAATCTACACCAAGAGTTCGCACCTCAAAGCGCACCGCAGGACGCACACGG GTGAGAAACCGTACAAGTGCATGTGGGAGGGCTGCACGTGGAAGTTTGCCCGGTCCGACGAGCTGACACGACACTTCCGCAAGCACACGGGAGTCAAACCATTCCAGTGTCCCGACTGCGAGCGCAGCTTTTCCCGCTCCGACCACCTGGCCTTGCACAAGAAGCGCCACCTGCTGGTGTGA
- the fam114a1 gene encoding protein NOXP20, giving the protein MNFLDSVVTLRCRGSPACRRGGAEEEPPAGTERITMSQSAPSDAESPPPPEKPPISDPSCGHDVPEAPAAPAEVQQPPQIPESVLQTPEGATEDTGDKLTSSESQLESEGQLTECDQSVSLEPDATEEKDEESSGQKNDQAWGGWGSWGKSLLSSATSTVGHSLTSVKAKAGGALRLHRTSVGEEAREEEEEDTMEEKPEGGVENVQLSGLEGSTGPSAAASNRGVFSAISNAVQNTGKSVISGGLDALEFIGKKTMTVLAESDPGFKKTKTLMQKTASLSQMLKEAKEKERARLSNQPVNAPTAHYGILFDDYQGLSHLEALEILSNESEAKVQAYLSSLEEEELEEVKKELIFIKDVFFKREEEKEEGAEDEEQAKEAEEVDEEFMSVLTDLLFELHIAATPDKLNKARMSAHDWVSKVERPVATETVGTETQEQPGGEKGEEKEEEEDGAAQEEEEEEEAKMKQELKSVEAVYMSSVGSLAEVTARSIEQLHKVAELILHGQEQEQEKPARDQAHVLTRLTCAMCKEVECLARKFSGTLLLVGCQRKAEELSPLVNSVLLEGSNSTNYIQNAFQLLLPVLQISHIESQRCTTCKEPKAHEQH; this is encoded by the exons ATGAACTTTCTTGACAGTGTAGTCACTCTTCGATGTCGAGGCTCACCGGCCTGCCGACGTGGCGGGGCGGAAGAGGAGCCGCCGGCTGGTACCGAACGG ATCACCATGTCCCAGTCTGCCCCCTCTGATGCAGAAAGCCCTCCTCCACCTGAAAAGCCCCCAATCTCTGACCCCAGCTGTGGCCACGATGTCCCTGAAGCCCCCGCAGCGCCCGCTGAAGTTCAGCAGCCTCCGCAGATCCCCGAGAGTGTCCTGCAGACCCCCGAGGGGGCAACCGAGGACACTGGAGACAAACTAACTTCGTCAGAGAGTCAACTGGAGTCTGAGGGTCAGCTGACTGAATGTGACCAATCAGTGAGCCTGGAGCCAGACGCGACGGAGGAGAAGGATGAGGAG AGCTCAGGTCAGAAAAACGATCAAGCCTGGGGAGGTTGGGGCTCGTGGGGCAAATCCCTCCTGAGCAGCGCCACCTCCACAGTGG gTCACAGTCTGACGTCGGTCAAGGCGAAGGCAGGAGGAGCTCTACGCCTCCACAGGACCTCCGTGGGGGAGGAGGccagagaggaagaggaggaggacacaATGGAGGAGAAGCCAGAGGGAGGAGTGGAAAATGTCCAGCTCTCAGGCCTTGAAGGGTCGACCGGTCCAAGCGCTGCCGCCTCCAACCGGGGCGTCTTCTCTGCTATCTCTAACGCTGTACAGAACACG GGTAAATCTGTGATCAGCGGCGGTCTGGATGCTTTGGAGTTCATCGGAAAGAAGACCATGACCGTTCTGGCCGAGAGCGATCCAGGTTTCAAAAAGACCAAGACCCTGATGCAGAAGACCGCCTCGCTGAGTCAG atGTTGAAGGAAGCCAAGGAGAAGGAGCGAGCACGTCTGAGCAACCAGCCCGTCAACGCACCCACGGCTCATTATGGGATTCTTTTCGATGACTACCAGGGCTTGTCCCACCTGGAGGCTCTCGAGATCCTGTCCAACGAAAGCGAGGCCAAG GTGCAAGCGTACCTCTCCTCCcttgaggaagaagagcttgaggaggtgaagaaggagctgattTTCATCAAGGATGTCTTCTtcaagagagaggaggagaaggaagagGGGGCTGAGGATGAAGAGCAGGCGAAAG aaGCTGAGGAAGTAGATGAAGAATTTATGAGTGTTCTGACTGACTTGCTGTTTGAGCTTCACATCGCTGCTACACCAGACAAACTCAATAAG GCTCGGATGAGCGCCCACGACTGGGTGAGCAAGGTGGAGCGGCCTGTCGCTACGGAGACAGTTGGCACGGAGACGCAGGAGCAGCCTGGAGGAGAGAAGggagaggagaaggaggaggaagaagatggAGCGgctcaggaggaggaggaggaagaggaggcaaaGATGAAGCAAGAGCTCAAATCTGTGGAG GCTGTCTACATGTCGTCAGTGGGCAGTCTGGCCGAAGTGACAGCTCGGAGTATTGAGCAGCTCCACAAGGTGGCAGAACTCATCTTACATGGACAAGAGCAGGAGCAGGAGAAACCGGCAAGGGATCAGGCACATGTCCTcaccag GTTGACATGCGCCATGTGTAAGGAGGTGGAGTGCTTGGCCAGAAAGTTCTCTGGCACGCTTCTCCTCGTCGGG TGTCAGAGGAAAGCTGAGGAGCTCAGTCCGCTGGTTAACAGTGTGCTGCTGGAG GGCTCTAACAGTACCAACTACATCCAGAACGCCTTTCAACTTCTGCTGCCCGTTCTGCAGATCTCCCACATCGAGAGCCAACGCTGCACAACCTGCAAAGAACCAAAAGCACACGAGCagcactaa
- the LOC144055522 gene encoding uncharacterized protein LOC144055522 yields the protein MTRSIVTKLLVLVIFIVIICLADIFTSHRVSKVNLVCLPCERGKRARKRENWRSANSEVRRKTSCDLPPIPGGEEWREMCDEREADKSQALGDARSEDPHSSWYMCETQGSVAELHSNNSPSVAKVDIEMSVKLQLGDGNFLKLTLYGHSNSSSLHLQPLEGEMEDGGHSVASYCCVLAPPTSETSNHIACLLRLNNHTISSAAENKKFLKTQEQDEWGGVFRILWLVLLCVVLLTLTLAFLRQIKRSRHCRKKVHPLGYGFTEQQLKGRSLLCYEPTRTWSGLSSIEEVVVADDVETVLDGHMDHCYVTANLHHRPTVTFPHKGAELLMDRTQL from the exons ATGACAAGGTCAATCGTGACAAAGCTTCTCGTCCTCGTGATCTTCATTGTCATCATCTGCCTCGCAGATATTTTCACTTCACACAGAG TGTCAAAAGTCAACTTGGTCTGTTTGCCGTGTGAACGGGGCAAGCGAGCGAGGAAGAGGGAGAACTGGCGGAGTGCAAATTCTGAGGTGAGAAGAAAGACGTCATGTGACCTTCCTCCCATCCCAGGAGGTGAGGAATGGCGTGAGATGTGTGACGAGAGAGAAGCCGACAAGAGCCAAGCGTTAGGCGACGCGAGGAGTGAAGACCCGCACTCAAGTTGGTACATGTGCGAAACACAAGGGAGTGTGGCGGAATTGCATAGTAACAACTCACCTTCAG TTGCAAAGGTTGACATTGAAATGTCAGTGAAGCTTCAACTCGGAGATGGTAACTTCCTGAAGCTCACCTTATATGGCCACAGTAATTCCAGCTCCCTGCACCTTCAGCCACTTGAGGGGGAAATGGAAGATGGGGGTCACAGTGTGGCATCTTATTGCTGTGTGCTAGCCCCACCCACTTCAGAGACATCCAATCACATCGCTTGTCTGCTGAGATTGAACAATCACACCATTTCTTCTGCCGCAGAAAACAAGAAGTTTCTAAAGACACAAGAACAAG ATGAGTGGGGTGGTGTGTTCAGGATCCTCTGGCTGGTTCTCTTGTGTGTGGTATTGCTGACTTTGACCTTGGCTTTCCTCAGACAAATAAAGCGGAGTCGACACTGCCGCa AGAAAGTGCATCCTCTTGGTTATGGCTTCACTGAGCAGCAGTTGAAAG GGAGAAGCCTTCTCTGTTATGAGCCTACCCGGACATGGTCAG GACTATCATCGATTGAAGAGGTTGTAGTAGCTG atgatgTAGAAACTGTACTGGACGGACATATGGACCACTGTTATGTGACCG CTAATCTTCATCACCGCCCAACAGTGACTTTCCCTCACAAAGGAGCCGAGCTGCTGATGGATCGAACACAGCTTTAG